The following nucleotide sequence is from Pseudonocardia sp. C8.
CCACGGCCTGCAGTGCGGCTACTGCACACCGGGGATGATCATGGCTGCGGTCGATCTGCTCGGTGACAACCCCGACCCCACCGAGCAGGAGGTGCGGGAGGGCATCGAGGGCAACCTCTGCCGCTGCACCGGCTACCAGAACATCGTCCGTGCGGTCCAGACCGCGGCGCAGAACATGAAGCCGGCCGCCGCGGCCCGTCCCACCGAGCAGGCCGCCCCGGTCGCCGGGGGAGGGAACTGAGTTGACGACGACCGCCGAACCCACCACCGAGATCGGGAAGGCGCGGGTCCGCAAGGAGGACCAGCGCCTGATCACCGGTCGCTCCCGCTACACCGACTCGATCACGCCGACGGGGACCGTCCACATCGCCGTCGTCCGGTCGACGATCGCGCGCGCGACGATCAACTCGATCGACAAGTCCGAGGCCGAGAAGGCCCCCGGCGTCTACGGCGTCTACACCGCCGCCGACCTCGGGGCCGAGGAGATCGGGCTGCCCTGCGCGTGGCCGGTCACCCCGGACCAGAAGGCCCCGCAGCGCCCGGTGCTGGCCACGAACCGGGTGAACTTCTCCGGTGAGGGCGTCGCCGTCGTGGTCGCCCGGTCGGCCGCTGCCGCCCGGGACGCCGCCGAGCTCGTCGACGTCGACTACGAGCCCCTCGACCCGGTGCTCGACATGGAGGCCGCCGCCCAGGACGGCGCCGAGCTGGTGCACCCCGATCTGGGCACCAACGTGTCCGCGACCTGGGTGTTCGACTCCGCGCAGGCCGGCACCGGCGGTGACGTGGCCGAGGCGATCCGTGCTGCCGAGTCCGACCCGGACCAGGTCGTCGTCCGCCGGCGGTTCCGCCAGCAGCGCCTCATCCCGGCGTTCATGGAGCCGCGCTCCTGCGTCGTCGACCCGACCGGCGAGCAGCTGACGATCTGGGCGGCCACCCAGGTCCCGCACATCCTGCGCACGATGACCACGGTGACCCTCGGCGTCCCGGAGTCCAAGCTGCGTGTCATCGCCCCGGACGTCGGCGGCGGCTTCGGCGGCAAGATCGGCGTGCTGCCCGAGGAGATGCTCTGCGTCCTGCTGGCGCAGAAGCTGAACCGGCCGGTCAAGTGGACCGAGACCCGCAGCGAGTGCATGCTCACCGCGCACCACGGCCGGGACCAGATCCAGGACCTGGTGATGACCGCCCGCAAGGACGGCACCATCACCGGCTTCGACGTCCACCTCTACGCCGACATGGGTGCATACCTGGGCCTGGTCGGGCCGGGCGTGCCGATCCTGGGCGCGTTCATGTTCAACGCGATCTACAAGATCCCGGCGCTGAAGTTCACCTGCTCCAACGTCTTCACCAACAAGACGCTGACCGACGCCTACCGCGGGGCCGGCCGCCCGGAGGCCACCTTCGCGATCGAGCGGATGATGGACGAGCTCGCCGTCGAGCTCGGCCGGGACCCGATCGAGCTGCGCGAGCAGAACTGGATCAAGCACGAGGAGTTCCCGTACAGCACCGTCGTGGGCCTGACCTACGACACCGGCAACTACGAGCAGGCCACGCAGCGTGCGATGGAGCTGTTCGACTATGCCGGCCTGCGCCGCGAGCAGGAGGAACGGCGGCGGAACAACGACCCGGTGCAGCTGGGCATCGGCATCTCGACCTTCACCGAGATGTGCGGCCTCGCCCCGTCCCGGGTGCTCGGCTCGCTCGACTACGGCGCAGGCGGCTGGGAGGCGGCCAACATCCGCATGCTGGCCACCGGCAAGGTCGAGGTCACCACCGGTGCCTCCGCCCACGGCCAGGGCCACGAGACGGCGTTCTCCCAGATCGTCGCGGACAAGCTGGGGGTGCCGTTCGAGGACGTCGAGATCCTGCACGGTGACACCCAGGTGGCGCCGAAGGGCCTGGACACCTACGGCTCCCGGTCGCTGGTCGTCGGCGGCATCGCGATCGTCAACGCCGCCGAGAAGGTGATCGAGAAGGCGAAGAAGATCGCCGCGCACCTGCTGGAGGCGTCCGAGGACGACATCGAGTTCGGAGGAGGGCAGTTCACCGTCCGGGGCACCGACAAGGGCAAGGCGATCCAGGAGATCGCGTTCGCCACGTTCATGGCGCACGACTACCCGGAGGGCATGGAGCCCTCGCTGGACTCGGACGCCGTGTTCGACCCGGAGAACTTCTCCTTCCCGCACGGCACGCACCTGTGCGCGATGGAGGTCGACACCGAGACCGGCCGGGTCAACCTGCGCAAGTACGTCTGCGTGGACGACATCGGCAACGTGATCAACCCGCTGATCGTCGAGGGGCAGGTGCACGGCGGCCTCGCCCAGGGCATCGCGCAGGCCCTGTTCGAGGAGGCGAACTACGACGACCAGGGCACCCTGGTGAACGCCACGTTCGTCGACTACACCCTGCCGTCCGCGGCCGACCTGCCGAGCTTCACCACCGAGACGGTGTCGACGCCGTCGACGACGAACCCGCTCGGGGTCAAGGGGGTCGGCGAGGCCGGCACCATCGCGTCCACCCCGGCGATCGTCAACGGTGTGCTGGACGCGGTCCGGCACCTCGGCGTCGACGACATCG
It contains:
- a CDS encoding xanthine dehydrogenase family protein molybdopterin-binding subunit gives rise to the protein MTTTAEPTTEIGKARVRKEDQRLITGRSRYTDSITPTGTVHIAVVRSTIARATINSIDKSEAEKAPGVYGVYTAADLGAEEIGLPCAWPVTPDQKAPQRPVLATNRVNFSGEGVAVVVARSAAAARDAAELVDVDYEPLDPVLDMEAAAQDGAELVHPDLGTNVSATWVFDSAQAGTGGDVAEAIRAAESDPDQVVVRRRFRQQRLIPAFMEPRSCVVDPTGEQLTIWAATQVPHILRTMTTVTLGVPESKLRVIAPDVGGGFGGKIGVLPEEMLCVLLAQKLNRPVKWTETRSECMLTAHHGRDQIQDLVMTARKDGTITGFDVHLYADMGAYLGLVGPGVPILGAFMFNAIYKIPALKFTCSNVFTNKTLTDAYRGAGRPEATFAIERMMDELAVELGRDPIELREQNWIKHEEFPYSTVVGLTYDTGNYEQATQRAMELFDYAGLRREQEERRRNNDPVQLGIGISTFTEMCGLAPSRVLGSLDYGAGGWEAANIRMLATGKVEVTTGASAHGQGHETAFSQIVADKLGVPFEDVEILHGDTQVAPKGLDTYGSRSLVVGGIAIVNAAEKVIEKAKKIAAHLLEASEDDIEFGGGQFTVRGTDKGKAIQEIAFATFMAHDYPEGMEPSLDSDAVFDPENFSFPHGTHLCAMEVDTETGRVNLRKYVCVDDIGNVINPLIVEGQVHGGLAQGIAQALFEEANYDDQGTLVNATFVDYTLPSAADLPSFTTETVSTPSTTNPLGVKGVGEAGTIASTPAIVNGVLDAVRHLGVDDIEMPTTSQRVWRALQVAKGRSVQQTPSDTHAPGGGLGSVDPKQSDPNNPQGEIQ